Proteins encoded in a region of the Massilia sp. UMI-21 genome:
- the rsgA gene encoding ribosome small subunit-dependent GTPase A produces the protein MSAVDNTLKGTIIAAHGRHYLADAGGEKLQCVTRGKKTNVAVGDIVHLKRTSNDQAVIEKIAERTTLLYRSDQYKSKLLAANISRLFIVVATEPSFADDLVSRSLVAAEAAGIEAHIILNKVDVEEPLARARERVGLYAALGYPVHELSARTRPEQAVETLMPLLAGQSSIFIGQSGMGKSSLINLLVPDADIAVREISEALDTGKHTTTFTRLYWLPGGAPDSAAIIDSPGFQEFGLYHLTEGMLERAFVEFTPFLGGCKYYNCRHLAEPQCAVLDAVKEGKIAKMRHALYGQLLHESSQTLY, from the coding sequence ATGAGCGCAGTCGACAACACCCTGAAGGGCACCATCATCGCGGCGCACGGCCGCCACTACCTGGCCGACGCCGGCGGCGAAAAACTGCAGTGCGTCACGCGCGGCAAGAAGACCAATGTGGCGGTGGGCGACATCGTGCACCTCAAGCGCACCTCGAACGACCAGGCGGTGATCGAGAAGATCGCCGAGCGCACTACCCTGCTCTACCGCTCGGACCAGTACAAATCCAAGCTGCTGGCGGCCAACATCTCGCGCCTGTTCATCGTGGTGGCCACCGAACCGAGCTTCGCCGACGACCTGGTCTCGCGTTCGCTGGTGGCGGCCGAGGCGGCCGGCATCGAGGCCCACATCATCCTGAACAAGGTCGACGTCGAGGAACCGCTGGCGCGCGCCCGCGAGCGCGTCGGCCTGTACGCCGCGCTCGGCTATCCGGTGCACGAACTGTCGGCCCGCACCCGACCCGAGCAGGCGGTCGAGACCCTGATGCCGCTGCTGGCCGGGCAGTCGTCGATCTTCATCGGCCAGTCGGGCATGGGCAAGTCGTCCCTGATCAACCTGCTGGTGCCGGACGCCGACATCGCCGTGCGCGAGATCTCGGAGGCGCTCGACACCGGCAAGCACACCACGACCTTCACCCGCCTGTACTGGCTGCCCGGCGGTGCGCCCGACAGCGCGGCGATCATCGACTCGCCCGGCTTCCAGGAGTTCGGCCTGTACCACCTGACCGAGGGCATGCTGGAGCGCGCCTTCGTGGAGTTCACGCCATTCCTGGGCGGCTGCAAGTACTACAACTGCCGCCACCTGGCGGAACCGCAATGCGCGGTGCTGGACGCGGTCAAGGAAGGCAAGATCGCGAAAATGCGGCACGCGCTGTACGGGCAGCTGCTGCACGAATCTTCCCAGACTTTATATTAA
- a CDS encoding SDR family oxidoreductase: protein MIKAVVTGHSRGLGAAIAAELMARGIPVLGLARGHAASSEGMEQAVVDLSDGAALAAWLGGHTLRSFLAGCDTALLVNNAGVVTPVGPLAEQDPLAVLRATTLNVGAPLALSSAFVQAAPQAERRILHVSSGAGRSAYPGWSVYCATKAALDQHARAVALDADPRVRCVSLAPGVIDTDMQAEIRATPDARFPLKQRFVDMKEGGVLVAPGDCARALVDCLLSQRFGHEPVADLRNSAS, encoded by the coding sequence ATGATCAAGGCAGTCGTGACCGGCCACTCGCGTGGCCTGGGCGCCGCCATCGCGGCGGAACTGATGGCGCGCGGCATCCCGGTGCTGGGGCTGGCGCGCGGACATGCGGCGTCGAGCGAGGGCATGGAGCAGGCCGTCGTCGACCTGAGCGACGGCGCGGCGCTGGCGGCCTGGCTGGGCGGGCATACGCTGCGCTCTTTCCTGGCCGGCTGCGACACGGCGCTGCTGGTGAACAATGCCGGCGTGGTGACGCCGGTCGGCCCGCTGGCCGAGCAGGACCCGCTGGCGGTGCTGCGCGCGACCACGCTGAACGTCGGCGCGCCGCTGGCGCTCTCGAGCGCCTTCGTGCAGGCTGCGCCGCAGGCCGAGCGGCGCATCCTGCATGTCTCGAGCGGCGCCGGGCGCAGCGCCTACCCGGGCTGGAGCGTGTATTGCGCCACCAAGGCGGCGCTCGACCAGCACGCGCGCGCCGTCGCGCTCGACGCCGACCCGCGGGTGCGCTGCGTCAGCCTGGCGCCGGGGGTGATCGATACCGACATGCAGGCGGAGATCCGGGCCACGCCGGACGCGCGCTTTCCGCTCAAGCAGCGCTTCGTCGACATGAAGGAGGGCGGGGTGCTGGTGGCGCCAGGCGACTGCGCCCGGGCGCTGGTCGACTGCCTGCTGTCGCAGCGCTTCGGGCATGAGCCGGTGGCCGATTTGAGGAATAGTGCGAGCTAG
- a CDS encoding PEP-CTERM sorting domain-containing protein, with protein sequence MRILTRAVLPVIASFAMLASSQAATIIDTGAGGTTSGYALASWQWLGNEFDLDKDYTITGINGWMSSWSGGAVQMNVTNIIAGKPGSALYSTSFTIGAQQGSAWVGASGLAWDLLAGTYAVTFTPTDSHFDAAMAFDAPSPSGQLHVGIGGDWYQVPGGLGLQVFGVAADAGEVPEPASLSLMAIALAGIAASRRKRA encoded by the coding sequence ATGCGTATCCTCACCCGTGCCGTGCTGCCAGTAATCGCATCCTTCGCCATGCTGGCCAGCAGCCAGGCCGCTACCATCATCGATACCGGCGCCGGCGGCACCACCAGCGGCTACGCATTGGCTTCCTGGCAATGGCTCGGCAATGAATTTGACCTGGATAAGGATTACACGATCACCGGCATCAACGGCTGGATGAGCTCGTGGAGCGGCGGCGCCGTGCAGATGAACGTCACCAACATCATCGCTGGAAAGCCGGGAAGCGCCCTGTATTCGACCAGCTTCACCATCGGCGCCCAGCAGGGTTCCGCGTGGGTAGGCGCGTCCGGCCTGGCCTGGGACCTGCTGGCCGGCACCTATGCGGTGACCTTCACCCCGACCGACAGCCATTTCGACGCCGCCATGGCTTTCGACGCGCCGTCGCCGAGCGGCCAGCTGCACGTCGGCATCGGCGGCGACTGGTACCAGGTGCCTGGCGGTCTCGGCCTGCAGGTGTTCGGCGTCGCGGCGGATGCCGGCGAGGTACCAGAGCCTGCATCGCTGTCGCTGATGGCCATCGCCCTGGCGGGCATCGCGGCCAGCCGCCGCAAGCGCGCCTGA
- the murB gene encoding UDP-N-acetylmuramate dehydrogenase has protein sequence MQADLPILHDYPLASLNTFRIPARARHYLPVSGAAELDALRRDPVLGALPRLVLGGGSNLLFTRDFDGIVLHMVGRGKEVLGEQDGKLLVRARAGENWHAFVRWTLAQGLGGMENLSLIPGTVGAAPIQNVGAYGTETKDVFHSLTAYDLESGELRTLDAAACRFAYRDSIFKHPEGRALVVLDVTFALPKDWAPNLRYAELARAVEEATEKAAEKAAPSPQDVGRIVEAIRRRKLPDPAEIGNAGSFFKNPVVTGAHCARLLAQYPALVHHAQPDGSEKLAAGWLIDQCGWKGRALGAAGVYPKQALVLVNLGGARGEDVVRLARAIQADVAAKYGVALEPEPVFI, from the coding sequence ATGCAAGCCGACCTGCCCATCCTCCACGACTACCCGCTCGCCTCCCTCAACACCTTCCGCATTCCGGCGCGGGCCCGGCATTACCTGCCGGTAAGCGGCGCCGCCGAGCTCGATGCGCTGCGTCGCGACCCGGTGCTCGGCGCCTTGCCGCGCCTGGTGCTGGGTGGCGGCAGCAACCTGTTGTTCACCCGCGACTTCGACGGCATCGTCCTGCACATGGTCGGACGCGGCAAGGAAGTACTGGGCGAACAGGACGGCAAGCTGCTGGTGCGGGCCCGGGCCGGCGAGAACTGGCACGCCTTCGTGCGGTGGACCCTGGCCCAGGGCCTGGGCGGGATGGAGAACCTGTCCCTGATTCCCGGCACGGTCGGGGCGGCGCCGATCCAGAATGTGGGGGCGTATGGGACGGAAACCAAGGACGTGTTTCACTCGCTCACGGCCTACGACCTGGAAAGCGGCGAGCTGCGCACGCTGGACGCGGCGGCCTGCCGCTTCGCTTACCGCGACAGCATCTTCAAGCACCCGGAAGGGCGCGCGCTGGTGGTGCTGGACGTCACCTTCGCGCTCCCCAAGGACTGGGCCCCGAACCTGCGCTATGCCGAGCTGGCCCGGGCGGTGGAAGAGGCGACGGAAAAGGCTGCGGAAAAGGCTGCGCCGAGCCCGCAGGACGTCGGACGCATCGTCGAGGCGATCCGGCGCCGCAAGCTGCCCGACCCGGCGGAGATCGGCAACGCAGGCAGCTTCTTCAAGAACCCGGTGGTCACGGGCGCCCATTGCGCGCGGCTGCTGGCGCAGTATCCTGCGCTGGTGCACCACGCGCAGCCGGACGGCAGCGAGAAGCTGGCCGCCGGCTGGCTGATCGACCAGTGCGGCTGGAAAGGCCGGGCGCTGGGCGCGGCCGGCGTCTATCCGAAGCAGGCGCTGGTGCTGGTCAACCTGGGCGGGGCCCGGGGCGAGGACGTGGTGCGGCTGGCGCGTGCGATCCAGGCGGATGTGGCGGCAAAATATGGCGTCGCGCTCGAACCGGAGCCGGTGTTCATCTGA
- a CDS encoding argininosuccinate synthase encodes MSDIKKVVLAYSGGLDTSVILKWLQDHYNCEIVTFTADLGQGEELEPARAKAIKFGIKPENIYIDDVREEFVRDFVFPMFRANTVYEGEYLLGTSIARPLIAKRLIEIANATGADAISHGATGKGNDQVRFELGAYALKPDVKIIAPWREWDLLSREKLLKYAEDAGIEIDMKHKNGGAPYSMDANLLHISFEGRHLENPSAEAEESMWRWTVSPEQAPNEAEYLDIEYEKGDIVALNGKRMGAAEVLTELNRLGGKHGIGRLDLVENRYVGMKSRGCYETPGGAIMLKAHRAIESITLDREVAHLKDDLMPRYASLIYNGYWWAPERVALQTLIDHTQQTVNGWVRVKLYKGNVIVVSRDSKTDSLFDMNIATFDEDGGAYNQADAGGFIKLNALRMRIAAKARAKRGQ; translated from the coding sequence ATGAGCGACATTAAAAAAGTAGTCCTCGCCTACTCCGGCGGCCTCGATACCTCGGTCATCCTGAAATGGCTGCAGGATCACTACAACTGCGAAATCGTCACCTTCACCGCCGACCTCGGCCAGGGCGAAGAACTGGAGCCAGCGCGCGCCAAGGCGATCAAGTTCGGCATCAAGCCGGAAAACATCTACATCGACGACGTGCGCGAGGAATTCGTGCGCGACTTCGTGTTCCCGATGTTCCGCGCGAACACCGTGTACGAAGGCGAATACCTGCTGGGCACCTCGATCGCCCGCCCGCTGATCGCCAAGCGCCTGATCGAGATCGCCAACGCCACCGGCGCCGACGCCATCTCGCACGGCGCGACCGGCAAGGGCAACGACCAGGTGCGCTTCGAACTGGGCGCCTACGCGCTGAAACCCGACGTCAAGATCATCGCTCCGTGGCGTGAATGGGACCTGCTGTCGCGCGAGAAACTGCTGAAGTACGCGGAAGACGCCGGCATCGAGATCGACATGAAGCACAAGAACGGCGGCGCGCCCTACTCGATGGACGCCAACCTGCTGCACATCTCCTTCGAGGGCCGCCACCTGGAGAACCCGAGCGCGGAAGCCGAGGAATCGATGTGGCGCTGGACCGTGTCGCCGGAGCAGGCGCCGAACGAAGCCGAGTACCTCGACATCGAATACGAAAAAGGCGACATCGTGGCCCTGAACGGCAAGCGCATGGGCGCGGCCGAGGTGCTCACCGAACTGAACCGCCTGGGCGGCAAGCACGGCATCGGCCGCCTCGACCTGGTGGAAAACCGCTACGTCGGCATGAAGTCGCGCGGCTGCTACGAAACCCCGGGCGGCGCCATCATGCTCAAGGCGCACCGCGCGATCGAATCGATCACCCTGGACCGCGAAGTGGCGCACCTGAAGGACGACCTGATGCCGCGCTACGCCAGCCTGATTTATAACGGCTACTGGTGGGCGCCGGAGCGCGTCGCGCTGCAGACCCTGATCGACCACACCCAGCAGACCGTCAACGGCTGGGTGCGCGTGAAGCTGTACAAGGGCAACGTGATCGTGGTGTCGCGCGATTCGAAGACCGATTCGCTGTTCGACATGAACATCGCGACTTTTGATGAAGACGGCGGCGCCTACAACCAGGCCGACGCGGGCGGCTTCATCAAGCTCAACGCGCTGCGCATGCGCATCGCCGCCAAGGCGCGCGCCAAGCGCGGCCAATAA
- a CDS encoding 4a-hydroxytetrahydrobiopterin dehydratase codes for MSIKPSERHCIHGAAALDPATIQARLRALPAWRAVGASIVRDYAFPDYRATIAFVNAVASMAEQQDHHPDMTVAYRRCTLAYTTHSAGGAPTDNDFICAAKADALYTQDSE; via the coding sequence ATGTCCATCAAACCGAGCGAGCGGCACTGCATCCACGGCGCGGCGGCGCTCGACCCGGCCACCATCCAGGCCCGCCTGCGCGCGCTGCCGGCGTGGCGGGCCGTCGGCGCCAGCATCGTGCGCGACTATGCCTTCCCCGACTACCGCGCGACCATCGCCTTCGTGAATGCGGTGGCCAGCATGGCCGAACAGCAGGACCACCATCCGGACATGACGGTGGCTTACCGCCGCTGCACACTGGCCTACACCACCCACTCGGCCGGCGGCGCGCCGACCGACAACGATTTCATCTGCGCGGCGAAGGCCGACGCGCTGTACACGCAGGATTCCGAATGA
- the argF gene encoding ornithine carbamoyltransferase, producing the protein MPVAKPIKHFLQFSDFSLDEFEYVIERAKVIKQKFKAYEVYHPLVDRTLVMVFEKSSTRTRLSFEAGMHQLGGAAIYLNTRDSQLGRGEPVEDAGQVMSRMCDIIMVRTFGQEIIERFAANSRVPVINGLTNEHHPCQVLADVYTFYEHRGPIAGKTVAWIGDANNMLYSWLQAAEVFGFHLNVSTPAGYDLDPSLVSTARYTLFDNPSDACAGAHLVNTDVWTSMGYEKENTERLKAFDGFIVDAAKMARAAPDALFMHCLPAHRGEEVAAEVIDGPQSVVWDEAENRLHVQKALIEYLLLGRIDN; encoded by the coding sequence ATGCCAGTCGCAAAGCCCATCAAGCACTTCCTGCAGTTCTCCGACTTCTCGCTCGATGAATTCGAGTACGTCATCGAGCGCGCCAAGGTCATCAAGCAAAAGTTCAAGGCCTACGAGGTCTATCACCCTCTGGTCGACCGCACCCTGGTGATGGTGTTCGAGAAGAGCTCGACCCGTACCCGCCTCTCTTTCGAGGCCGGCATGCACCAGCTGGGCGGCGCGGCGATCTACCTGAACACGCGCGACAGCCAGCTGGGGCGCGGCGAGCCGGTGGAAGACGCCGGCCAGGTGATGTCGCGCATGTGCGACATCATCATGGTGCGCACCTTCGGCCAGGAGATCATCGAACGCTTCGCGGCCAACTCGCGCGTCCCGGTGATCAATGGCCTGACCAACGAACACCACCCCTGCCAGGTGCTGGCCGACGTCTATACCTTCTACGAGCACCGCGGCCCGATCGCCGGCAAGACGGTGGCCTGGATCGGCGACGCCAACAACATGCTGTACTCCTGGCTGCAGGCGGCCGAGGTGTTCGGCTTCCACCTGAACGTTTCCACGCCCGCCGGCTACGACCTCGACCCGTCGCTGGTGTCGACCGCGCGCTACACCCTGTTCGACAACCCATCGGATGCCTGCGCGGGCGCGCACCTGGTCAACACCGACGTCTGGACCAGCATGGGCTACGAGAAGGAAAATACCGAGCGCCTGAAGGCCTTCGACGGCTTCATCGTGGATGCCGCCAAGATGGCGCGCGCCGCGCCCGATGCCCTGTTCATGCACTGCCTGCCGGCCCACCGCGGCGAAGAAGTCGCCGCCGAGGTCATCGACGGCCCGCAGTCGGTCGTCTGGGACGAGGCGGAAAACCGCCTGCACGTGCAGAAAGCCCTGATCGAGTACCTGCTGCTCGGCAGGATCGACAACTGA